A genome region from Primulina eburnea isolate SZY01 chromosome 9, ASM2296580v1, whole genome shotgun sequence includes the following:
- the LOC140840778 gene encoding uncharacterized protein produces MELLKDFDCEIPYQPGRMNLVADALSRKVQNAMLTSLTISRVHEHLGTSGWTYQISGDYFIVSSIQVEPHILSRIKATQKTNPHIHRFKELSRTGRTEKFSVASDGILRFNGRLVVPNLIDLQEAILWEAHCSRHSIHPGIRKM; encoded by the coding sequence ATGGAgttgcttaaagactttgattgtgagattccgTATCAACCAGGTCGAATGAATCTTGTTGCAGATGCTCTCAGCAGGAAAGTTCAGAATGCTATGCTGACATCTCTGACTATCTCTAGAGTTCACGAGCATTTGGGAACTTCAGGATGGACTTACCAGATCAGTGGAGACTACTTTATAGTATCATCTATTCAAGTAGAGCCACATATTTTGTCCAGAATCAAAGCAACACAGAAGACCAATCCGCATATCCATAGATTCAAGGAATTGTCTCGAACAGGTCGGACAGAAAAGTTTAGTGTTGCCTCAGATGGTATTCTGCGCTTTAATGGTAGACTTGTGGTTCCTAATTTGATAGATTTGCAAGAAGCTATACTATgggaagcacattgtagtcgacaCAGTATTCATCCAGGAATTCGAAAGATGTAG
- the LOC140840780 gene encoding uncharacterized mitochondrial protein AtMg00860-like encodes MSFGLTNIPAVFMDLMDRVFREFIDRFVIVFIDEILIYSKTKKEHQEHLRVVFPSHVISAQGVSVDTSKVEAVINWPTPTNISDNRTFLGLAGYYRRFIEGFSIIARPMTQLTQKDRRFVWTDECESSFQTLKENLTAALVLALPSGSGGYVVCADESLNGLGCVLM; translated from the exons ATGTCTTTTGGATTGACTAATATTCCTGCggtttttatggatttgatggaTCGTGTTTTTCGAGAGTTTATAGATAGATTTGTTATTGTCTTCATAgatgaaattttgatttattcaaaaacAAAGAAGGAGCATCAAGAACATTTAAG AGTAGTATTTCCGAGTCATGTTATATCAGCTCAAGGAGTATCAGTGGATActagtaaagtggaagctgttatCAATTGGCCAACACCGACAAATATTTCCGATAATCGCACTTTCTTGggattggcaggatattataggcgtttcattgaaggattttctattATAGCAAGGCCTATGACTCAATTAACGCAAAAAGATCGACGTTTTGTGTGGACTGATGAATGTGAGTCAAGTTTTCaaactttgaaagaaaatttgacAGCAGCTTTAGTGCTAGCTTTGCCATCAGGCTCAGGAGGATATGTTGTTTGTGCAGATGAATCTCTAAATGGACTTGGTTGTGTTCTAatgtga